In the genome of Rhizobium etli 8C-3, one region contains:
- a CDS encoding DUF502 domain-containing protein, whose translation MTHKLPRLPIATRMRNNFLAGLIICAPIAITLWLTWSVVRWADSWVKPYIPARYDPDSYLNFAVPGSGLVIAMIFITIIGFLGKNLIGQTIVQFGESVVRRVPLVRSIYKSVKQIFETVLEERSNSFKKVGLIEYPSPGLWALVFIATDAKGEIASKFNAMGQDMVSVFLPPTPIPTAGFLIFVPREKIVVLDMSAEDGAKLLVSGGLVAPDFPAKPSKEPAVPGKPRLLARAKKADRFVAPE comes from the coding sequence ATGACGCACAAACTGCCCCGATTGCCGATAGCGACCCGCATGAGAAACAACTTCCTCGCGGGCCTCATCATCTGTGCTCCGATTGCGATCACGCTGTGGCTGACGTGGTCCGTCGTCCGGTGGGCCGACAGCTGGGTGAAACCCTACATTCCGGCGCGCTACGACCCGGACAGCTACCTGAACTTCGCAGTACCCGGCTCCGGCCTGGTGATCGCCATGATCTTCATCACCATCATCGGTTTTCTCGGCAAGAACCTTATCGGCCAGACAATCGTGCAGTTCGGCGAGTCGGTGGTACGGCGCGTGCCGCTGGTGCGCAGCATCTACAAGAGCGTGAAGCAGATATTCGAGACGGTGCTGGAGGAACGCAGCAATTCCTTCAAGAAGGTAGGCCTCATCGAGTATCCGAGCCCAGGCCTTTGGGCGCTGGTGTTCATCGCAACGGATGCAAAGGGCGAAATTGCTTCGAAGTTCAATGCGATGGGCCAGGATATGGTGAGCGTGTTTCTGCCGCCGACGCCAATACCGACCGCCGGCTTTTTGATCTTCGTGCCGCGCGAAAAGATCGTCGTGCTCGACATGAGTGCGGAGGACGGCGCCAAGCTGCTCGTCTCCGGCGGCCTCGTAGCGCCAGACTTTCCGGCCAAGCCGTCCAAGGAACCGGCGGTTCCGGGAAAACCGAGACTTTTAGCCCGCGCGAAGAAAGCGGATCGCTTCGTCGCGCCGGAATAA